The Leucothrix mucor DSM 2157 DNA window AAAGCTGTAACTGAACTTCATGGTAAGCAGATACTGGCGCACTTCCAGGTCAGAGTCATAAGAGAGTACGCGACGCTCTTCCTCTAAATCAGAAATACTCAGCTGAACCGGCAAATCACCGTTTTCCAGCAACTGACTGCGGGCATCAATAAACGCAATTTTCAGCACACTGCCAAAATTACGATCGACATCAACCCCTTTTAAACCAACCTGCTGCATGGCTTCAGGCAGCGGTTGGCTTTCGCGCAAATTAAAGCCGCAGGCGCTGAGCATTACACTCAGCACCAACAAGAGACCTAGCTTATAAACGTGTTTCATGTGCATGGTGCCTCCTGAATTGCGGCTTGGTTTAGCCAACAACAATATTGACTAAGCGGCCTTTAACCACAATGACTTTGCGAATGGCTTTGTCTTCGATAAAACGCTGCACATTGTCATTGGCCTGAGCCAATGCTTTGACTGTTTCATCGTCAGCATCTACATCCACATCGATTTTGCCACGCAGTTTGCCGTTGACCTGAATCATCAACTGCACAGAGCTTTGTACCAAGGCTTGCTCATCAACCTCAGGCCAGCTGTGCTGAATCAGCGCATCGTCATGGCCTAATGCTTCCCACATGACCTGACAGATATGGGGTGCAATCGGTGCCAGCATCAGTACGGCAATTTCCAGCGCTTCCTGACGCACGCTGATGGTTGCTGCATCACTGTCTTTAAACTTGGCAATCTCGTTAATCAACTCCATATTCGCAGCAATTGCGGTATTGAAAGTGTAACGACGTGACATATCATCAGTCACTTTATTCAGTGTCTGATACAGCTTTTGGCGCAATGCTTTAAGCTCATCGCTCAGGCTGGCTTTATCTAATTCCAATGCAGGACCGGATGAAACATGCTCTTGAACCATTCGCCATACACGTTTCAGGAAGCGATTCGCACCCTCCACACCAGTGTCAGACCATTCCATACTTTGATCAGGTGGTGCGGCAAACATTGAGAATACGCGCAAAGTATCTGCACCATAAGTCTCAATCAATTGCTGTGGGTCAACACCATTGTTTTTAGACTTGGACATTTTGCTCATGCCCGCCGAAGTGACTTCCTCACCCGTTGCAGTGATCGTAGACTTCACAATCTGACCACGGCTATCACGCTCAACACTGACATCTTTAGGTGCAATCCAGTTCTGGCCGCCCTTGTCATTTTCAGTGTAATAAGTATCGCAAAGCACCATGCCTTGAGTTAACAGCTTGGTGAATGGCTCATCGCTATCAACCAGCCCTTCATCGCGCATCAGCTTGTGGAAGAAGCGCGCATACAACAAGTGCAATACGGCGTGCTCAATACCACCAATATACTGATCCACTGGCAACCAGTAATCGGCACGTTGATCCAGCATCGACTGATCGTTATCAGGGCCAGTAAAGCGCGCGTAATACCAAGATGACTCGAAGAAGGTGTCAAAAGTATCCGTTTCACGTCGGGCAGCGCCCTGACATTTCGGGCAGCTCGTCTCATAAAACTCAGGCATTTGCTTAATCGGCGAACTGCCGGACTCATCAAAAACCACTTCTGTTGGCAATTCAACCGGCAGCTGATCATCAGGTACGGGCACCGCACCACACTCATCACAATAGATGA harbors:
- the lptE gene encoding LPS assembly lipoprotein LptE translates to MKHVYKLGLLLVLSVMLSACGFNLRESQPLPEAMQQVGLKGVDVDRNFGSVLKIAFIDARSQLLENGDLPVQLSISDLEEERRVLSYDSDLEVRQYLLTMKFSYSFEVNGKQHGPYLMSLDNTLNYDADYVLGKQEEQRKIRKALREDAARLILLRLKSIPL